Genomic DNA from Pseudomonas fluorescens:
CGGGTACCTCGGGCACCTCGATTTCAACCACTTCGGCTTGCCAGACCGGCGCATCGACGGGCTTGAGGCGGTAGATCCGGTCATCGTCGCGATCGGAAACCGTCCACATGTCGCTGCCGCACAAGGCCAGCCCGGACAGATTCCCACCGCGCATGCCATCGACGGCATGCTCGGACAGCAACTTCAGCTCCGGAGCCGGCCCGGCGACCACAACCCCCGCCCACAGCAACAACGCCAGGGCGAAACCGTTGCGCATCAGGCCAGCACCTCGGCCAGGTCCCCTTTGGATTCGAGCCAGGACTTGCGGTCGCCGGCGCGTTTCTTCGCCAGCAGCATGTCCATCATTTCCGAGGTCGCCTCGAAATCATCCAGGGTCAACTGCACCAGACGACGGGTGTTCGGATCCATGGTGGTTTCACGCAGTTGCGGCGGGTTCATCTCGCCCAGGCCCTTGAATCGAGTGACCTGCGGCTTGCCGCGCTTCTTCTCGGCCACCAGGCGATCCAGAATGCCGTCACGCTCGGCCTCGTCGAGGGCGTAGTAGATCTCCTTGCCCAGGTCGATGCGGTACAGCGGCGGCATCGCCACATAGACGTGACCGGCGTCCACCAGCGGGCGGAAATGCTGGACGAACAAGGCGCAGAGCAATGTGGCGATGTGCAGGCCGTCGGAGTCGGCGTCGGCGAGGATGCAGATCTTGCCGTAGCGCAGCTGGCTCATGTCCTCGGCACCCGGGTCGACGCCGATGGCGACGGCGATGTTATGCACTTCCTGGCTGGCCAGCACTTCGCTGCCGTCCACTTCCCAGGTGTTGAGGATCTTGCCCCGCAGCGGCAGGATCGCCTGGAACTCCTTGTCGCGCGCCTGCTTGGCCGAACCACCGGCAGAGTCACCTTCCACCAGGAACAGCTCGGAACGCATCGGGTCCTGCCCGGCGCAATCGGCGAGCTTGCCCGGCAAGGCCGGCCCCTGGGTGATGCGCTTGCGCTCGACCTTCTTGCTCGCCTTGAGACGACGACCGGCGTTGTTGATTGCCAGCTCCGCCAGGGCCAGGCCGGTTTCCGGGTTGGCGTTGAGCCACAGGCTGAACGCATCCTTGACCACCCCGGAAACAAACGCCGCCGCCTCACGGGACGACAAGCGTTCCTTGGTCTGACCGGAGAATTGCGGCTCCTGCATCTTCATCGACAACACGAAGGCGATGCGTTCCCAGACGTCTTCCGGCGCCAGCTTCACGCCACGGGGCAGCAAGTTGCGGAACTCGCAGAACTCGCGCATGGCATCGAGCAAGCCCTGGCGCAAGCCGTTGACGTGGGTGCCGCCCTGGGCCGTAGGGATCAGGTTGACGTAGCTTTCCTGGACGCTTTCGCCGCCTTCGGGCAGCCACAACAAAGCCCAGTCCACCGCTTCCTTGTTACCGGCCAGACTGCCGCAGAACGGCTCATCGGGCAGGCGTTCGAAACCGCTGACCGCGTCCACCAGGTAAGAGCGCAGACCGTCCTCGTAATGCCACTCGACTTTCTCGCCGGTAGCCTTGTCCTCGAAACTGACCAGCAACCCCGGGCACAACACGGCCTTGGCCTTGAGCACGTGCTTGAGGCGGCTGACAGAAAACTTCGGTGAATCGAAATATTTCGGGTCCGGCGCGAAATATACGCTGGTGCCGGTGTTGCGCTTGCCGACGGTGCCAACCACTTCCAGCTCGGTGGCCTTGTAGCCATCGGCGAAGGTCATCTGGTATTCGTTGCCGTCACGCTTGACCCGCACCCGTACCTGGGTCGACAAGGCGTTGACCACGGAAATACCCACCCCGTGCAAACCGCCGGAGAATTGGTAGTTCTTGTTGGAAAACTTGCCGCCGGCGTGGAGCTTGGTCAGGATCAGCTCGACGCCCGACACGCCTTCTTCGGGGTGAATGTCCACCGGCATGCCGCGGCCGTCGTCGCTGACTTCCAGCGAGTGATCGGCGTGCAGGATGACCTGCACCGAACGAGCGTGCCCGGCCAAGGCTTCGTCGACACTGTTGTCGATGACTTCCTGGGCGAGGTGGTTCGGCCGACTGGTGTCGGTGTACATGCCGGGGCGCTTGCGCACCGGGTCGAGGCCCGAGAGGACTTCGATGGCGTCTGCGTTATAAGAGCTAGCGCTGGGAGTGGCCATGGGGTCTCGTCGTCAGTGTTCAGTGAAAAAGGGGCGATGGCTCACAGCGACGTGAAGTCGATCGCCTGGTACAAATCGGCGCCAATGCCGGCAAAACTCAACAGCGCCGGCAACTGCTGGGCAAACCCTTGGAAACTGTGGTCGCCGCCGGCCTGGATGCGCAAGGCACAGGCACGGTAATACTGCTGGGCGTGGCGATAATCCAGCGTTTCGTCCCCGGTTTGCAACCATACCTGAAACCGCTGCGGATCCCGGGGTGCCGGCACGTCCAGTTCGGCCAGGGCCGTGACGTGGTCGTGGGTCAATTCCCAGGTTTCGTCGGTGTACAAATTCTTCTGCGTGCCCAGGTAACCGTCGAACATCCGATGCGGGCTGACGGCAGGGTTGATCAGCAGCGCCTTGAGGCCGTGGCGTTCGGCCAAGTGAGTCGCATAGTAGCCGCCGAGCGAGCTGCCGACCAGCAGCGGCCGCCCCAGTTGTGCAATCGCCTGTTCCAGCTGACCGATGGCCTGGCGGGGGTGGTGGTGCAGGGCTGGGACTTGTAGGTGGTCGCTCAGGCCCAATTGCGCCATTACGTTGATCAGCTGACTGGCTTTGGTCGAGGCTGGGGCGCTGTTGAAGCCGTGGATATAAAGGATAGAACCCGACATTGCCGACTCCCTGGGTGTGGGGCAAAGGCCGGAGTTTACAGGGAGTTCGTGGGGGGTTGGGGGTGATCTGTTCATACAAGACAACACAAAACCCTGTGGCGAGGGGATTTATCCCCGCTGGGGCGCGAAGCGGCCCCCTTCAGCTGGATTGGGTACATATCCATTTCTGCGGTAACGGCCACTTAGGGTTCCGCCCTGACGGCGGGTCACTTTCGAAAAGCGCGAAAGTAACCAAAGCGCTTCATGCCCCACCACTCGGCACCTCGCCTAGGCTCGGTGTGCCCTCACTCCGGCATTGCTCCGTGGGCCCGCCGCGAAGGGCCATCCATGGCCCAGCGCAGCTATCCCGGCATCCATGCCGGGATGCCCACTCCACAATGCCTGCGTTCGGCCATCGTGGTTAACGGGGCGCCGAAATCAACGTCCACCGCGAGGCGGCCTGAGAGCCGGCCTGGTTTAGGGTGATCGCGTTTCTCCAGTGCAAGCTTGCTCGCTTTTGCGCACGGTGTGGTCAGGGTTGTGTATTTCTGATCGTTCCCACGCTCCTGCGTGGGAACGCCGCCAGGGACGCTCCGCGTTCCGCTTGGTGACGCAGAGCGTCACTGGATGCATTCCCACGCGGAGCGTGGGAACGATCGCTCTAGCGTGGATCGACGATATCCAACGCCCGATTCGCCAACAACTCACTGAGTTCGATCATCTGCTGGACACCCAAAGCAAAATGCCGGCGCGAGCCTTCCAAGTCGAAGGCCAGGTCGCTGAGCATGACGTTGGCGGAGGCTAGGGTTTCGCTGAGGTTGGCTAGGAGGGTTTCGGTATCGAGCTTTTTGTTTACAGTGAACACTTGGAGGGAATCCCCCGGAGGATTCGAGGTGTCCGATTTTGGCTTGAGATAAAAGTCCAAAACTCGCTTGGCTGCCTCATCAAGTTTTTTGGGGTTCTGGCTGGCTTCGGGAGAAATGGAATCGTTTTTTGTTGGCCCAGAGTTATCTTCAGACATATTGGCGCTCCATTAGGATTGAAATAAAGCTCCTTTTTTTTTCAGGTTTCCAGGCCCGGCCGCTGAATTTTCAGCGACGGGAAAAGGTTAGCGACAGCCCTTCCCACCCGGCAACCGCCAGAACTCGTCGGAAAAATCTACTTGAACCAGAAAGTGTGTCCGACCATTCCCACAAACCTGGTCGGCTGTCAGGCCGCCATCGCGAGCAAGCCCGCTCCCACAATTGGATCGGAGTACGACAAAAGAGCCAGGCCGGCTATAAGGCCGCCTCGAGGTGGACGTTGATTTCGGCGCCCCGTTAACCACAATGGCCGAACGTAGGCATTGTGGAGTGGGCATCCCGGCATGGATGCCGGGATAGCTGCGCTGGGCCATGGATGGCCCTTCGCAGCGGGCCCACGGAACAGTGCCGGAGTGAGGGCATGCCGAGCCTAGGCGAGGCACCAAGTGGTGGGGCAAAAGCGTTTTGCTTACTTTTGCGCTCCTCAAAAGTGAGACGCCGTCAGGGCGGAACCCTAAGTAGCCGTTACCGCAGCAATGGATATGTACTCAATCAAACCTCAGTACCCGTCGGACTCATAGTCCGGAGTAAAAGCAAACCCAACCACCCGCTCAACCCCCGTCTCCAACCGCCCATCCGGCCAAAGCCGCAACCACCGATACCCCGGCGCCTGCAAGCCCACCGCAAAATCCTCACTCCCCGGCTCAAACTGAATACAAGTCGAAGGCGAAGCCAACAACCGAACCCCCTCACGGACCCGATCAACCTCCTGATGCACATGCCCCCACAGAACCGCCCGCACCTGAGGAAACCGATCCAACACCGCAAACAACGCCTCAGGATTACGCAACCCGATAGGTTCCATCCACACACACCCAATCGACACCGGATGATGATGCAGACACACCAGATGATGCCGCTCCGGCGCCTCACTCAACGCATTGGCCAACAGAATCAACTGCTCCTCAGCCAAAAACCCCGGCACCGAACCCGGCACGGCGGAATCCAACAGGGTGACGCGCCAGTTGCCAATATCCACCACCGGCTCGAGCAGCGTGCTTTTGACCGCTGCTTCAAGCATGACCTGCGGCTCATCATGGTTACCCGGAATCCAGCGCGCCGGCGCATCGATTCGCCCGCTCATCTGCCGAAACGCCTGATAGGACTCCAGCGTTCCGTCCTGGGACAAATCCCCCGTGGCCAGCATCAAATCGATCTTCGGCTGCTGCTCGAGCACCAGGTCAACGACCGCCCGCAGGCTGTCGCGGGTATTCATGCCCAGCAACGAACCGTCGGCCTCGGCGAACAGGTGACTGTCGGACAGCTGGACCAGCAACGCCGCATCAGCGGTGGTCAGGATGGATACGTTCGGCAAATCGCTCTCTCCCAGGCGCACTCACGCCGTTGGATGACGCCGCAATTATGCTGGGGAAGATCGAAAGGGGAAACCCGCGAACCGGAACCGGTTCACAACCAGAGTCCAGTATTTGAACGACAACTACCGAACGACTTCGAACTCGTGGCCCAGCGCCAGGCAATGACTCAGCCACTCGCCCAGGAACAGGTTCAACTGGGCCTTTTCGTCCGGCTGGTGCATTGACGCATTGGGGTAAGGATAGATGCCGCGAAAGCGTCGCGCATGTTCGGCACTGACGACTTCGGCCATGCGCGCATCGTGATAGACCTGAACTTCCAGCTGCGGCACCGGTAGCCAGGGCAGGCTGTGCTCCTGGCGCACTTGCAAGGTCGTGGTGTACGGGCAGGTCTGCAGCACTTCGAGGGCCAGCACGCCGAGCATCTGGTCGCCGTGGGTCACGGCGATACGCCGCGGCGCCGGATCGTTGCGCATGTCCGGCAACAAGCGCATCAGGCGGGCGTAGTTGGCCTCGCAGGCGGCCTGCAACCCCACCAGATCGACGCGATAGCGATCGCGCAGCTTGTTCAGGACCATAACCCCCTCACTTCCTCGCGGTTCAAGGCCAGCCATTGCAGGGCGATGATGCTCGGTGCATTGCAGATTTGTCCGTCGCGCACAGCTTGCAGGGCATCTTCGAAAGACCAGACCTTGACGCGGATATCTTCCGCCTCTTCCGCCAGGCCATGCAGCCCGCCCGCCCCCGTGCTGTCGCAACGCCCCAGGTACAAATGGACGAATTCATCGCTGCCGCCCGGGGATGGAAAATACTTGGTCATCGGCCAAAGCGCAGCGAAGGCAAGCCCAGCTTCCTCCTGCGCCTCACGATGAGCAACTTCTTCCGGTTGTTCGTCCTTGTCGATCAGGCCGGCCACCAATTCCACCAGCCAAGGGTTGGCGACCTTGTCCATGGCGCCGACGCGAAACTGCTCGATCAACACCACTTCATCGCGCTGCGGGTCGTAGGGCAACACGCACACCGCGTCATGGCGCACGAACAATTCACGGCTGATTTCGCGGCTCATGCCACCGGCAAACAATTCGTGACGCAAGTGCACACGATCGAGTTTGTAGAAACCCTGGAAGCAGCTCTCGCGCTTGACAATGTCCACGGTGCTCGGTGCGGCGTTGGCGAAATCGGTCATGACAATCCTCGTGTGCAATGGATCAATACGAGGTTCCAACCTCGGCTTCGCGCCATCCTAACGCGCCCGTACCCTTTGATGCAGCCCCTTTCCACTCATCGGGATGGACGGCAGAAGGTGAAAGAACTCTAATGAGCTTAGTGGCGAACTGATTGTCCTGCTGGCAGTCGAAGCGGGTAACTTTTC
This window encodes:
- a CDS encoding DUF6124 family protein; this encodes MSEDNSGPTKNDSISPEASQNPKKLDEAAKRVLDFYLKPKSDTSNPPGDSLQVFTVNKKLDTETLLANLSETLASANVMLSDLAFDLEGSRRHFALGVQQMIELSELLANRALDIVDPR
- a CDS encoding DUF1249 domain-containing protein; the protein is MVLNKLRDRYRVDLVGLQAACEANYARLMRLLPDMRNDPAPRRIAVTHGDQMLGVLALEVLQTCPYTTTLQVRQEHSLPWLPVPQLEVQVYHDARMAEVVSAEHARRFRGIYPYPNASMHQPDEKAQLNLFLGEWLSHCLALGHEFEVVR
- a CDS encoding YqiA/YcfP family alpha/beta fold hydrolase is translated as MSGSILYIHGFNSAPASTKASQLINVMAQLGLSDHLQVPALHHHPRQAIGQLEQAIAQLGRPLLVGSSLGGYYATHLAERHGLKALLINPAVSPHRMFDGYLGTQKNLYTDETWELTHDHVTALAELDVPAPRDPQRFQVWLQTGDETLDYRHAQQYYRACALRIQAGGDHSFQGFAQQLPALLSFAGIGADLYQAIDFTSL
- a CDS encoding NUDIX domain-containing protein, which translates into the protein MTDFANAAPSTVDIVKRESCFQGFYKLDRVHLRHELFAGGMSREISRELFVRHDAVCVLPYDPQRDEVVLIEQFRVGAMDKVANPWLVELVAGLIDKDEQPEEVAHREAQEEAGLAFAALWPMTKYFPSPGGSDEFVHLYLGRCDSTGAGGLHGLAEEAEDIRVKVWSFEDALQAVRDGQICNAPSIIALQWLALNREEVRGLWS
- the cpdA gene encoding 3',5'-cyclic-AMP phosphodiesterase, producing MPNVSILTTADAALLVQLSDSHLFAEADGSLLGMNTRDSLRAVVDLVLEQQPKIDLMLATGDLSQDGTLESYQAFRQMSGRIDAPARWIPGNHDEPQVMLEAAVKSTLLEPVVDIGNWRVTLLDSAVPGSVPGFLAEEQLILLANALSEAPERHHLVCLHHHPVSIGCVWMEPIGLRNPEALFAVLDRFPQVRAVLWGHVHQEVDRVREGVRLLASPSTCIQFEPGSEDFAVGLQAPGYRWLRLWPDGRLETGVERVVGFAFTPDYESDGY
- the parE gene encoding DNA topoisomerase IV subunit B — translated: MATPSASSYNADAIEVLSGLDPVRKRPGMYTDTSRPNHLAQEVIDNSVDEALAGHARSVQVILHADHSLEVSDDGRGMPVDIHPEEGVSGVELILTKLHAGGKFSNKNYQFSGGLHGVGISVVNALSTQVRVRVKRDGNEYQMTFADGYKATELEVVGTVGKRNTGTSVYFAPDPKYFDSPKFSVSRLKHVLKAKAVLCPGLLVSFEDKATGEKVEWHYEDGLRSYLVDAVSGFERLPDEPFCGSLAGNKEAVDWALLWLPEGGESVQESYVNLIPTAQGGTHVNGLRQGLLDAMREFCEFRNLLPRGVKLAPEDVWERIAFVLSMKMQEPQFSGQTKERLSSREAAAFVSGVVKDAFSLWLNANPETGLALAELAINNAGRRLKASKKVERKRITQGPALPGKLADCAGQDPMRSELFLVEGDSAGGSAKQARDKEFQAILPLRGKILNTWEVDGSEVLASQEVHNIAVAIGVDPGAEDMSQLRYGKICILADADSDGLHIATLLCALFVQHFRPLVDAGHVYVAMPPLYRIDLGKEIYYALDEAERDGILDRLVAEKKRGKPQVTRFKGLGEMNPPQLRETTMDPNTRRLVQLTLDDFEATSEMMDMLLAKKRAGDRKSWLESKGDLAEVLA